AGCACCTTCATGCCGCCCTCCTTTCTTCATTTTGGGAATTATTTACGAAGTGTGGCAAGAGCATCTGCAAATAACGTTCCACCCCTCCCGCACATTCGGCGATGTGCAGGACAGTAATTCGTTGGTCCATAAAAAATAAAGAGTTTATTAGTTTGTGAGTTCTTTAGTTTTTAAGTTGAAGCATGGAAAGACATTTATAGATTTGAAACTCAAAACTAAAGAACCGTATATTTAGAAATGTATTTTATATGCGGCAGGGCATGAAGCTAAGTCCGTAGGCCTGCGGACATAGCTTCGGAGGCTTACGGATATAGGTGTATTAAAAATGTTTTTGAAGGTTTTATTTCGAGAATGGCAAGAATTGCACTAAGAATTCATCGGGAGAAGATACTGTAATCTCGCTGAATTTGAAGTCTTTCTTATTGCGAGTGACAATTACTTCACAATCAGCTTGCAAGGCACTGTAATATTGTAACGCATCTTCAAAGTCGGAAGCTTCTAACAATAAAGCTCTTTCAAAGGATTCTTGCGTCATCGGAGAAATGTTCA
The Phocaeicola salanitronis DSM 18170 genome window above contains:
- a CDS encoding type II toxin-antitoxin system VapC family toxin → MRIFIDTNVLIDLLCEREGYEQSGHILALSDNPQCALYTSVLSIANLAYILRKTLKGKALYQSLNKLSNRLNISPMTQESFERALLLEASDFEDALQYYSALQADCEVIVTRNKKDFKFSEITVSSPDEFLVQFLPFSK